AGCCAGAATGTGATAATTACATAGAAAACTTGCTGGTACAAGAAATACTTAAAGGCTGTTATGAAGTATTTTTACATGACCAAGTTTTTACACAATTGTAGCACTATATTTTATGCCTGAATTGAACTTTTAGTGCTGTAAGCCAAATAGTACAGAACAATGCCAATGACAGCTGCCAGGACCTCAGATGACACCCAAGGACCACTCCATGCACCCTGGAATAAAGACAAAAGCAtagtttcaattcaattcaaaggTGGTTTAAACATTGGTACAACGATGCTTGTATGTCCATTGAAGACGAAAAGTAAAACGTTACTCACCCTGTGCTCCACATTGACAGAAAACAGAGGCTTGATAGCTTCTACATCTTCATTATTTCTCTgggcctgaaaaaaaaacaatatttatcaTCTACACCATTTATGAAATTGGTGGCTTTATAGATTCCATTTGCAACTACTCCGTCATAGCAAACACCTTCTTTCATATATTAAACATCTGAAATAAAGATTTGAATCAGTGTGCCACACCTTACGCAGGGTGCTGTAAGCTTCCTCATCAAAGAACTTCACTTGATATGTGCCTGAGCTGGCTTCTTTGTGGGGAACACTCCAGGAAACCTGCCCACAAAAAATAATCAGGTGAATTGTGTGTGACAAAAGCAATAGTCAAGTGGGTTTAATACGAACCTACATATGGCATCATGTACCTGATATTTTCCCACATCCTGACCTCTGGTCACAGGAAACTGTTTGCCATTAACGTCTGCGTAGAGGGCGACACTCTAGGGACAGAGAGAAGCAGAAGAGCTTGCTTAGGTTATGGTGCAGAATTGATTTGGTAGTAAGAGGTACTGGAAGAAAATAGTTAGAAGATTTGTCTTTAgcaaaaagtttattaaaaatttCTGAGAAAACATATTTAGACAATAGACCCGCCACTTTgaaatgcatgtgtttgtttgcatgtgccttctgtcagtcattttataaACACTCTACAGGCCACTGTAATGCAGGAGGGCAGATATTTCTAACCATGAACAGAAATCATTCAAATGTCACACTGGCCTAACCGTTACAAATCTGAGCTTGGGTGGGGGAAAGGAAAATCTTATATAAAATGTACCTTAAAGTTCAACATGGACACAATAGCAGCTGGGTATCTAAATCTCATCAACAGTTGTGTTAGAGAACACAACGTTTACATTTTGTGGACCTACATTTTTCACAATGAAAcctggagaaa
This DNA window, taken from Tachysurus fulvidraco isolate hzauxx_2018 chromosome 23, HZAU_PFXX_2.0, whole genome shotgun sequence, encodes the following:
- the ssr4 gene encoding translocon-associated protein subunit delta, translated to MRRIIVAVLAFCLALCAADTCTEPVISTSSYTTADALISSETVFIVELSLACGNGAQSVALYADVNGKQFPVTRGQDVGKYQVSWSVPHKEASSGTYQVKFFDEEAYSTLRKAQRNNEDVEAIKPLFSVNVEHRGAWSGPWVSSEVLAAVIGIVLYYLAYSTKSSIQA